From the genome of Tenericutes bacterium MZ-XQ:
TTTTTGAAATTCAATTTCCCTAACCCCTAAATTCCCTCTCATTGGAAAATCAGTTTTAGGCATACTTAACGTGTCTTTGTAATCCATTTTATTCACTCCTTGTTATATAAAAATAAAATCGTCCTTATCGCTAAGGACGAAATAAAATTCCGCGGTACCACCTTAGTTCTAGGTTTCCCTAGCACTTAGTTTATTAAGATTGCTCCAAAGTGATATAAATCATTGTGTTTGTTACTAGGCTTACACCATCCCTAATTCGCTTAAAACCTTTACAAGATTTATGTGTCTTTTTCATTGCAATATTTAATTTTTTTATTATTCTACAATATCTTTTAAGAATGGATCCATCGAGCCATCTTTATATACATCTTTGTTCGCAAACATGAATACTTTTTCTTGTACATGGACAATCTCGCCTTTAATCGCGTAAATGATACCTGAGAAAAATGCAATCACTTTGTTTGCCTGATCAATATCTAAAGGCTCAAAATTTAGAATCAGTGGTGCACCTTCCATCATTTGATCTGCAAGATGTGTAAGATAATTATCATCATCTGAACTTAATTTTTCAAAGATGATTCTTTCATATGTAGACTCTTTAGATTCAAGATTTAATCCATCTTGCTCATGCATTTGCTTTTTATTCTTATTTTTGCCAAAAAGTCCCATATATCCTCCTAGTTTAGCAACTCATAAAATTTTCTACCAATGCGTAAATGTGTCGCGTGATGTTTGATTGCTAAATGATAATCTTCTGTCATCCCCATTGATAAAAGTGGAAGGTTATAAGCTTTTGATAAAGCATTCATTTTTTTGAAAGCTTCTTCAGTAGCAACCTCATCTTGATCTTTACCCATGGTCATAAATCCGACTAATTCTATTTTATCATATTTTTTAATTTCTAAAAGAAATTGGTCCAATTTATCGACATATATGCCACTTTTTTGTGGTTCTTCTGTCAAATTTAATTGAATAAAGCATTTAATTTTCTTAGTTGCGTGTTTCTGGATTTCTTTTGCGACTGATAAACGGTCAAGTGTGTGTAGATAATCAATTTGATTAATGATATCTTTGACTTTATTGGATTGGAGATGTCCAATAAAATGCCACTTAACATCCAAGTCACTTAATGCTTCTATCTTTTCAGTCATCATTTGCACTCTATTTTCACCAAAGTCATGGTAACCTTTGCTATAGATTTTTCTCAATTCTTGCGGTGAAAAATATTTTGATGCACAGATAACTGTACCTTTATAATCTTTAATCATACGTTAAATCTAAAGAGCATGATATCTCCATCTTTAACTAAATACTCTTTACCCTCTAATCTAACTCTTCCAGCTTCTTTAGCTTTTTGAGGTGTCTCGTATTTCAGTAAGTCATCATAAGCTAAAGTTTCAGCTTTAATAAATCCTCTTTCAAAGTCACTATGAATAATTCCAGCACATTCAGGTGCTTTCATACCTTGCTTAAATGTCCAAGCTCTAACCTCTGGTTCACCAGCAGTAAAATATGTTTTTAAGCCAAGCAAATCATAACTGCGATCAATCACTTGATTAAGTCCTGACTTTTTAAGTCCATAAGCTTCTAAGAAATGTGCTTGTTCCTCTGGATTAAGTGATGCGATTTCCATTTCTACTTGTGCAGAAATTAAAACA
Proteins encoded in this window:
- a CDS encoding YggS family pyridoxal phosphate enzyme, which translates into the protein MIKDYKGTVICASKYFSPQELRKIYSKGYHDFGENRVQMMTEKIEALSDLDVKWHFIGHLQSNKVKDIINQIDYLHTLDRLSVAKEIQKHATKKIKCFIQLNLTEEPQKSGIYVDKLDQFLLEIKKYDKIELVGFMTMGKDQDEVATEEAFKKMNALSKAYNLPLLSMGMTEDYHLAIKHHATHLRIGRKFYELLN